From the Penaeus vannamei isolate JL-2024 chromosome 37, ASM4276789v1, whole genome shotgun sequence genome, the window TCTTTACTCAACCTGATTcagttctcatttattttttttttctgttgcgtATTTATATCCTGATTCTACTGGTTATGCCCATTGCATTCGTGTCGCCTGGTGAGGGAGTCGTGCGTGGAAcgtcaagaggaggaggagggggaggagaaggaggaggaggaggaggaggaggaggaggaggaggaggaggagagggagaaggaggaggagaaggagaaggagaaggaggaggaggagaaggagaaggagggggaggaggaagacaaggaagaggagaaggaggaggaggagaaggagaagaagaaggggaagaagaagaagaggaggaggagggagaagaagacgaagaggaggaggaagagggagaagaaggagaatgagaggaggaggtggagaagaagaagaagaagaagaagaagagggaagagggagaagaagaagaggagtaggaagagggagaagaagaagaggaagagggagaagaagaagaagaggaagaggagtaggagagggataataataatcaaaaaggaggaggaggggaaggagtaaaagaaaaaaagggaggaggaggaggaagaggaagaagaagaagaagaagaaggtgaaggaggaggagaagaggggaaagggtaagagaaggtggagaaggaggaggaggagaagatgaagggaggggaggaagaagagaggaaggaggaagaggagaagaaggaagaggaagaggaaatgtagTAGAGATGTATGgataagaatgaaaatcaaaTACACAGTATTTCTCACGAGGATGTGATCGAAACCGGGCAAATACATCTCATGCACTGTGAAAATAGACTATTTTATtttacgcacacagatacatacatacctgcaagCACACATACTTatgccgtgcgtgcgtgtgtgtgtgtgtgtgtgtgtgtgtgtgtgtgtgtgtgtgtgtgtgtgtgtgtgtgtgtgcgtgtgcgtgtgcgtgcgtgcgtgcgtgcgtgtgtgtgtgtgtgtgtgtgtgtgtgtgtgtgtgagagtgtgtgtgtgtgaatgtgtgtgtgtgaatgtgtgtgtgtgtgtgtgcgtgtgcgtgtgtgtgtgtgtgtgtgtgtgtgtgtgtgtgtgtgtgtgtgtgtgtgtgtgtgtgtgtgtatgtgtgtgtgtgtgtgtgtgtgtctaatgacCCTCCCTACTGGGACACGGCCACGGTAAACACACCCTTATCGACCTCGCAACCTAATCAGGCGCGCTCACCTTCCCGAAAGGGGTGAGTCATAAAGCTCTTTTTAGACCCACGCTCTTATGCAAAACTCACCTTTATTGGCCCTGTCCGTAGGGATGTTCTGCGCCCTGAGTCTGTGGTCGATGATGTACATCATTTCACCGCCCAGGTTGAGGAACTGGAAGGGTAGGGCGCGCAGGGTCATCTTGCtggctgacctctgacctccgacCTCCGACCTTGCTCTTGACTCCTTGAGGCTGACCTGAAGATCTCTGCTGACCTGATTGCCATAGGAAAACGTCACGGTGTGAATGATATTGATGTTTCTTTGGCTGTTGTAATAATAGGGgcgtgacaatgatgatggtcataatgatgataaaaacaacaatgataagtgttgttattgtaattacaatcactattattactattattttctttttcatgatcattacaattcttatcataattatcgtttttattagttttatttattacatcgccctcattccctccatcacCACAATTATCACCATCAGATCATCGTTATTAAATTCATCATGATAATTTTACTAACtcatttcttttatcactattattgtaattatgccATTTCTGTTTATTCGTAAAATATTTTTGGTTATTGTATTATATACACCTaaatcattactctctctctcgctctccctttgtctgcctcccattcctccctccctcccttccttatctcttttccctgctcttttcctctcttcctccctcaatctccctccctccctccctgcactctTTTCACGGCTCGTGCACTAACTCTACGGTATTCACATACCACATTTCAATAACTATCTATTCTGACGTTGGAAAAGAACGTATGTATCAgttgcacgattttttttttatttacccatTTCCTTCATAATTATCGTCTAATGCTACAGTATATGAACagaacatagaaaaaatatatagcatatTCTGTCCGTTTTCAACATGCTATAGTATTGCAAATATGAATACAAGACTAGTGTTTATACTGTAATAAAGTGCTGTCTGGTAATTCGGAGATATTTGATAAGATTTGACCTACCAAGATGGTAAGAAAACACTAAGATAAACGACCAAAGGGCAGTTCTCCGCTTGGGaagaataacaaaattataatttaaaaggaaCGATGTAGAACACTGAAGTTACCCTATCATAGAAGgacctgaaaatatatatacatagcacacAAACAGGACTAATTTATCTaagcacacatatccacacacagacgtacacagacgcacgcatacacacacacacacacacacacacacacacacacacacacacacgcacacacacacacacacacacacacacacacacacacacacgcacacacgcacacacgtacacacacacacacacacacacacacacacacacacacacacacacacacacacacacacacacacacgtctacacacacacatacgtctacacatacacaaacacacacacaaaaaaaaaaaacttcctcctCCTTGACTTCCACCAacataagacagaaaaaaatacgtttTCCAGTGACTCGGAATAGGTCTTCAAACGTCGGCTTTGACACGAACTTGAAGTGAAGAATAAACTAGGTGTAAAAAGCATAGACGAAGGTCAATGATAGGATTTTGTGTTTCGTCCTTTTCACTCGCgtaatgcagttttttttttagacattatCTTTAATATGAATAAGGATAACATTATGAAAACAGGAGAGTATCTGTGACGATGGTAAAAAGATTGAGggttaagaataagaatgagtaaGAGCAATAGTGgtattaataaagaaatataaatcatgtaatgatgataccagtaaggatagtgataatttttttatataatagaaatggtagtaataagaatgataagatagtaataatcgatggtcataatgataaaaatggtactgatattgatgattattataacaactaCAAAAgctaatggtaacaatgacagtgataacgataataactaattacacagtaatgataacaccaatattgAGTcagtggttataataataatactgataataatttcaaACCACTACTAGTTTtcctgataacgataatgataataatcctaaataTAACGACAATCGTatgataaaaacgaaagaaaaataaaagtaataataacaataatctttagTTTGTTTGTAAatgagataacaataatgatattaataacagtgacggagatgataacgttgatgatgacaataaggatgattatgataatgctaagatAATAAAATCGGAATTGATAAGAATCACAATCTCTataacactactaataatgataatagtaataataatgatattaatcgtgatgatagtaaataaaaaacattaacaatgatgataatacaagagaacaataataacgataagaaaattgataatggttagagagagagagagagagagagagagagagagagagagagagaaagagaaagagaaagagaaagagaaagagagagagagagagagagagagagagagagagagagagagagagagagagagagagagagagagagagagagagagagagaggtgatacagagagagagagaggtgatacagagtgagggagagacaaaagcgAAACAATGGAAATGTAGAAACAGATGTATTTCTTAtcgcaagtaaaaaaaaaaaaaaaaaaaaaaatggtaatagtaataataaaaagcctaataataataataataataataataatagtaataataaaaatctctcTGAACAAATGGAAGGAATAGAACTTAAATTCATCCTCAAGAAAGCAAGTGTTCGAAAGAAAACCATATTGATTTTCCGATGATAGGTGTCAGTGAAATTGTAAGTAAATATACAGAATTCATGACTTCACATTCCTGGTAGCAACATGGAGGTTGATTAATAGACTGAAATATCTATTCTCGTTGGCAATTGTGAACATTTGTGAgctgaaataaaaagtaaattacaaaTTAACATATCAATTTTGGATAAAAGAAATCTTGTAGATCTGTGGAAAGTTCTTTGTTTGGACTTCATTTATTTCCCAAAATTACTTCTTAAAAAAATGCATTAGCAGTCTGTTGCCATGGGCAGTTATGTATGTAATCTATGCAGGAATTTAACTTTTTCGCCTAAAGGAAAGATAACAAGGGATCTGTAATTTAGCTGACCCAACAATTAtttcacaataaaaataacggtAACAACCACAATAAATATTTTACCTTTAACTTCACTAGATCACAGCATGACAAGTTGGAGCAATCTCTTTCAAGTCTAGAATTCAACTGCGTTCCGTCGCAAACACAAcctaatttcaaaatattttggTATAAAAATATTAGGTGAACCAACGAATGATTccaaataaaaaatcatacaagTTTTATAGTAACATATATGGTATTTATTTAAGAATACGGGAATGGTGTTTGTTTGGTAATGATAAAGTAGTTTTCTGCCAAAATCATTCGCAAGCTAGTGCGTATCCATGGTAACATCACCTCGGTTTGTTTACATTCAGATTCAACCGCACGTGAGGGAAGGCCGTGGGAAGGCCGTGCGTTACGCTATACACGATTTTGTTCCTTTCATTGGTGGTTTATAAGATCTTTTATTTGTGATTGTACTCCTTAGAGAAGTTGAACTCATATTTAAGTGGAAAAAGTTGATGCAGAGTTGAATTTAGAAGCAGAGTGCAGTTTCCTTACTGATATTCACAATGGTTAGATGCAAACGAAGGTAAGattcttttttgtcgttttttcctaTTCATTGGTGAATTAATAGTCTGAGAAATGTCGGTTTCATCGGCAATGTATTTTTCGGTTACATTTTGAAGCAAGTAGAATATCCGATATTCTTTTGTTGTCCTCTTCCTATCCTTGCGAAAGTCTTCGGGGAACCcggcatttttcttattttcaaggGTGGTGGGTATCAGTTGTTTAGTGTTCTCGTAATTTCTGCAAGAACTATTCAAGTAAATGGATATGATATAGAAAGGTTTATTAAAACTTGATCACCTGCACACATGAAATAGCACTACTGACTTAAGAGCATTATCTGCAGGGAGTGAACTTGCACTGAAAATCACTGGAATAGTTTGTTTCAAAATTAATGACACATCACCTGTGTCATTTCCTTTGCTtgttgataataaggaagatGTAAAACACAAGTAATACTTTTTATACAGTTATATAATACCTGCACTACGATAGGGAATATATAAGAATACTGTcggtaaagagagggaaagaatacaCCCACTGACCCATAAGTTGTGACAAATGACACATGGATACAAAGTCTTTGATAAATTGGGTATGGGCCTGGGAAATACTGCAATAGGATGAGAGTTAGGAAGGCTTTTAGGTCACATGGCGATGTTTGTGGATTCCCAGGAGTGCCTCTAAGGTTAGTGGCTAGATTGATAGGGACTTATTCATTAAAGGATGCTTCTCAAATAATTATGAAACTTTCACTAATTTCCTGGACCAGTGATTTGGGATGGCTATGTGAGACAAAAATATTACCCCATCACTTATGGTTATTCTGCCTTTGGCATTTTAGAGAAAGGACAATTTACCTCCACTGTATATATCCAGGCAAGACAACTGTTAAACCATCCAAATGATTTGCCATCAAAAAAGAACCAGTCTGACCTTTATCTTGCCAGATATATTTGGTAAAGGTTTGTTGGTTCTGGCTGAGATGTCAAAGGCATGAAGACTATCCTAAGAAAATCTTTGGATTTTTTTCAGATGATGTGGTCCTAGGTTCAAGAATTTTCCTCTCAAACATATTTCCTCTCAAtgctatattttctttatttgtttcacaTACCTTCACCTAATTAGAGGACAACTTGTGACATAAGATTTGTGTATATTCTTAATGTCTCTGCTGCCAGCTTTTGCTGCTTAGAAATATTCCAGTAGCCATTGGAAAGGAACCTAGGTATTGATAAGCACATATGTCTAATACAAGTTATATTACAGATATTTTGTGGTTGAAGTAGTGCCAGAGAAGTCCTTGGACCTTACCTGGTATGGACTGAAGAATGCTATAGTAGATACAGTAAGAAGGCTACATGGGGACTTTGGTGTTGCTGCAACAACTTTAGGCTTTCAAAGTATGTGACTTTTATTATTTGGtgattcttttttcattgtttgatATGGTAATTGTTTTTGAcataattgctgttgttgataacaTTTAAGTCTATGATTATATCTTTAAAAGtttttaagtttatttatttatttatttttttcttcgagcAGATAGGTAATTTTATCAGCCTTGTATCATGATTGCATATTTTAATCTCAACTTTTCTTGTTACAGTCAAATATTGCAATGCAGATACTCTGATAGCCTTCATAAGTTCAACCAGAGGTCCTCACCAGTTAATTGCAATGGCACTGCCACACATCAAGACTATACTCAACCAGCCTGTGGTTGTTCGCACCTTGCATCTAGCTGCCTCTATGAGACATGGCTTCCTCTTTGTAAAAGTAAGTACATGGGGCACTTTTACATGTATTTTTCACTTTTTACCATAGTCTTCTGCAAAGACTTTTTTTGCATCAAAGTAGTGTATGAAATTTATCACTCCTGGTTTCCTATTTGCAATAGTTGGGATGTAGAGTATTTCTAGGTCAACTTCTTAACAACACCCCACTTTGGCATATACATGGGTCCCTTACCTCCTTGACATGGTAATGGAGCAGTAGAGTTGGgaaatttgtatttataaatatttatatgtgattatatattgcTTATgagtaaatatgaataaatgcatgagTATACTTGCtttccaatgtgtgtgtgtttatgcgtacatttgtatgtttttttcatgtttatgtaGGTTCTTGTTTTTGTGGATACTTGTATTCATACATGCaagtgctcttttttttcttctttttgtcttgaaATTTTTCCTCTACTTATGTTGCAGAAACATCATGAAGAAAAAATTCAGGAACTTGAAGGAAAACTGAAGACACATGCTGAGAAGGAGCACTGGCAGCATGTGAAAAAGAAACCATACCTGAGGTGAAAAGGGTTGAAATTATTTAAAAGGAAATAATTTGGTTtttggaatagaaagagaaaacaattgTATATAGTGAGAGTGTGTATACAGAATAGGAGAGGCAAATTTGGTTTATTTTGCAGAACAGTATAATGTATGATTGGCTCAttcagaaggaaaggaaatatacTGTACTGTTTACTTTAGTCTTGTCAACATTATTACAAAAAAACTTGTATggaaaaaatattaaatttttaaaagaaaataaccaGCTGTTTGACTTCTGCAGTCATCTTGAATTTACATCTTACTGATATTCTAAGTTCTTGTCATTAAGTTAACATTACTGTACAACATGTGTCACTGTtctgtaaatgatttttttacaTATTGATGTTGCATGATTTGCCTTATTAACCCTAAGGCAGACAGTAGCTTTTATCCAAACTATAAAGAGCCAAATACATCACACAGTCAGCTTCATAAATGAAAATTAAGGGGCCTTTAGCATGTACAATAGAGTAGGCTCAGCTGGATACATACCATACGGGCTCAGTACATCATGGCAAGAATAAATGTCTCCTGGGTTAAATGTTCAAAACGTTTTGGAATAGACTAATATTCTCTTAACCCAGTGCCGACagataaaaatgtttggcaaatgGACGTAAGAATTGTTGGCGCACATCAGCAGTTTCCCcagtttgcgcccggctcgatcggtagtttgcaagcgacatttagcacctaaaagctttattttgctataatttataaaaatattaacattttgaaggtttaccttcattataggtgccatcgcctaaaatctttaccatataaaacAAACTCCGTCCGATGAGCCAGTGGCGTGGGAATGGGCATAATACAGTGCCATCCGtgttttggtccacaacagccatggtatgtacgtacatgtcacCCATCGGCCAAGGGCTAACCCATTGACGTAGGGAAAATGTTGCGTTCACTATAATATTATTTTGTGAACTGTCTCTCTACATGGATGGCTCTACTATTGCTTATAcacaaggagtcaattagtagaccttgtaacctcaccaaatttcaCCTTTCCATGAATTTGCAGGAATAACAAATGTTTTACTTATGCTATAAATAttgatgcttttgttgttataaatattaaaTTTATTTTAATGTTACTGAGATTAATAGCTACAATATGaaatgcccccccccaaaaaaaaaaaaaaaaaattaaggaaaaatggtaaacaggtgagatagatagtactcgtaactggctcattggtgacttcgTACTTGAGGAGCCATTTATGAGTAAAGACTGTTGATAAACAAAACTCAAGTGGGcatgacatgtatgtatatgccaccCCTGACAGTTTTGGCTGAAGATTTAAAAGTGTCATAGAGCAACAATTGCTTTTGACTTCTTATCACTGTTTTATTAAAAAAGCATTCACACAATGGTAACATAACTATATTTAAGAGAGAATAATTGTGCTCTAAAATACTAGAGTTTTTCATTGAAAGGAGTTGTATAATCACTTCTGCCATTTCATGTCCCAAAACATATAGACCTGGTGTTTCTGggatactaatagtaaaaatcTTCCAAGGCACTTTtgtaaagaggaaaaatatacataacaGTCCAAAGAACTTGCCTTTACAGACTTTAATGAAAATCACGTTTAGTTGTAAATTCTGTGAATCTGTTTAGTGTCTTTTCAATGTATACTTAATTGAGCCATTAAATACCTGATGAGATGTAACATATCATATGATATGAAACCATTTAGGACAGTactatgtcattgttattgttaatttccCATGTTATCATGATGATTGGATATTTCATTGATCAGCAATAAAGAGTATTtcttatcgtatatatatatatttatcattgtattttgAAGGAAAATGGTTACATATGTTTATCATATGTTTTTCACATTATCAAATTCACTTTCATGGCAAAAGTGCTTGGAACAATTTAATTTATGATGAGAAATGTAAAGTTAATTTCCCTTGATGAAATTGAATGAAATTGTGGACAAATTGACCACCAAGAGGTAATAGtactaatttttaattttttaaattagAATATCAGTCTGTCTAAAAAATATCTGGGCTCCTTGTAAAAAAGACATAATAGAAGATATTGAAATATGAATTGCCAAAACATGGTTGGGAAAAAAAGTTAtagaatataatttattatttatattgtacatttaagtttttcttcttttggtaaTGTATACCAGCAGTATATAAATGCTTAGCTTGAAAGATGTATGTGAACCAAATATGAGGTATATTTTGATATAACTGctataaattaaaaattaaaaatctaCAATATATGTAATAAACTCTGGAATTGGTAttgaattagaaaaaataaatgcatgtaaATACATGATAGTGTTTTCCCatataaaagatgaaagaaattaCTGACTGAATTAGCAAGGACCTTTTTCAGTTTGTGCTAAAAGAAATATTCATCCaatcagaaggaagaaaaattactgaactatatttcattttcttttcaaatcTGAATATTTGTACAAACATTATGATTTAAAATTTTCATGTACAATAACCTATAAGCCTTAAAAAGCCTATTCTGctggaatataatataataccaaGATATACAAATGAATCAAACAAAAATCAAGTCAGCTAATAAAAGCAAAATCACAAaggaatacatgaataaatctgTGAAACTAAAGCACTAATaagcaaaaaataagaatacaatAACTTGGATGGTATTAAGTTTCAGTTAATATAAATGAGCTTTTAGAGCTTATTGTCTGAATACAATGAATGCAGTTTCCCTTTATTGTGGGTGTCTTTAAGAAATGGGAATTCCTGACGAGTTATACAGCTTTGTTCAAAGGACCAGGCACTCGCGCTCATactcctactctcactcacttacactccTGTCTTGCTCATACACTCATTtgtgtactctctctttctatcctcttatTGGTCTGATTgtataagatatatttatttgtgtgttgctGTTATTTcagatctcgttttttttttgtttcaactTGGAAATagcttattatttattaaaaaaaaaaaaaaaaaatgatgcagtTATgactttagatatatattttgttctAACGATTAACTTCTCTGTATTTAGATATGCTTATGCtattatatatatcagtttaaCTTTCTATTGTTTTATCATGTAGATCTGTGTTTCATTAGTCTTTAAGTATAATGCTGAGCAGTAGGGCTCATGGTGTCTCTAAGTATCATAATCTTTTCTGTTGAATGCGTGTTTTATCTTCTGAGTCCACACCATATTACCAGTGTTCCAATACAACTCAATATGTGTAATCAAatatgtgaaaatgaaaaaaacaataagaaaaatgctTGCTTTGCATTCGATTGCCTAAGAACTGACAGTGTGTGCCAGGCTCAGGTGCACGGCATCCCATCGCCTATAGCATCGGCAGTGGCTTGATCAAGGAGCTTTTGCAGGGCAGGAGGGAGTTCCGTCTCTGTACTGTTGTCCCTCTTGAATAGACGGAATTTCTCTCTTGCACTTGGCTTCCCTTCCTTGGATGGACTGCTTTTTGTCTTGAGGGCCTTGTTTTTGCCTTGACCTCCCTTCAGAGCAAAGTCTTTCTGCCATTCCTCCAGGGCTGCGTCAAGgttgtcattgtcactatcatagtCGCTGATGTCCAGATCAAAgctgctgtcatcatcatcaccctcgtcttcctcttctataACTTGCGTATTGAGTGAATGGATATCTTGTACACCTGTACTGTCAGTCCCATTGGCAGTTTTTGAAGGCTGATCAATTTTGCTTTCTGCATTTGAGGTAGCTGGCTCTTCACTGACCTTGTTCTCAGAAGAGCTTGAGTCAGAGGTTGCAGCAGGTTTCTTGGTTTGCTTTCGCTGGAGCTGAACCTCCTTGATGTATGAGTCCAACTGATCTATGGGTATGATTTCCTCTAGGTCATCATTGGGATTTATGTATGTGGTTACTTTACTTGTGGGAACACCATTCACACTTAAACTTCCAGTGTTTTTACTGACTTTCTGCAAAGACTTACTGTTCTGTTCACCTTTCTGGTTTTCTGAGACTCCCTTTTCTGGTCCTTTGTCCCTTTCCTTTACatgatccttttcattattacttgaTTCTTTATCCTCGCACCCCTCGTTACCCTGTGAGAGTTCTTTATTCTGGTTGTTTATATTGCTAATACTTGAGGCACTTTTGTTGGAGGCACTGCCCTGTGTCTTGTCACCATTAGTCTGAGATTCAGCCTTTGTTGGACTCTGTTTATTCACAACACCTGTCTCACTTGAGCCTTTACATCTTGGGTCTTCTTTGCAGACACTGACTTCATTTTTCTCAATACTATGATCAGCATTTTCTTTCCTAGcactcacttccccttccttaaCACTGCTACCCTGTAAGAGCTTCATAAGCCGCGGGTCCTGTAAGATTTCCTCCTGCGAGTACTTGGGAATGGGGCCAGATGGATGAACATAGCCATCCATCAGGCTAAGGGATCCCAGCTGAGGTCCTGCTGCCAATCTCTTGCTCCCATCAGTGTCATCTATTCCTTCTATATCTTTAACATCCCCAGTGGCCAACTGTCTCTCAAGTTCTGTCACTCGTCCAACCAACACTCTGTGGAGAAAAGGCACATCTTTATCAATGAATTCTTATATTTGCAGTTGTAAATCATCAATTACCACAATGAGAATTAAGAAAGGCAAAAgtggataatgaggaagagaatgaagacaaagaagaaaaggggaagaaggggaataataaaaagaaacacaaaaggtgaggaataagaaagacaaggaaaaccaGAAACTTCTCTCTACAAAGGAACAGAAATCAAACATTACTTGTTAGCAGAACGCTGGGTCCTTAAAGCTCTTGATCGTTGGTTCAGTGCATCAACGAGGGCAACACACAACGATTTCAGGTCACTCTCTGCTGCTCCGCCTACCTCACCTCGGTAGTCTTTCAGCAGCTCACCCACTATAGTTGAAAATTGGGTTAGATTGGTGGAAAGCTTTATGATTTAGctttctatttattgttttatatatcacTGAAGGGTGGAAATAATCTGCATCAATGACTGATTGAAATTTATCAGAAGTATGAATCCAGAGAAGGGTAGCAGGTGCTTAAAGTCCATattaattttttgtatttttgtgaaaATGAGATATAATTCTTTGTTAATAACGTGAAACATTTTCTTGTAACCAATGAGATTCTACTTGTTATTAACTTCTAGTAacgtaaataaatatacgtaatataaatacatatataaatactgagAAGATACAAGTTCTATTTTGGGAATACCCAAAAAACAATTCTTAGTATACACAATCAGACTTTCAAAGTCATTACCTTGCTTTGGGGTAACTATTAGGTTTTCCGAAGTGCCTAGCTTGAGTGATCCCTGGGAACGGCACTTTTCCAGTGCTGCCTTTTATGGGAGAAAGACAtgtagaaagacgagagagaaaggaagactgtTAGTGCCAAATAACCCCAATCCTGGATTCTAATGATGGGCAGAGGAGGTTAGTGCAAAAAGGCTAtactgtctttgtgtgtgtgtgtgtgtgtgtgtgtgtgtgtgtgtgtgtgtgtgtgtgtgtgtgtgtgtgtgtgtgtgtgtgtgtgtgtgtgtgtgtgtgtgtgtgtgtgtgagtgtgtgtgtgtgtgtgtgtgtgtgtgtgtgtgtgcgtgcgtgagtgtgcgtgtgtgtgcgtgtgtgtgcgtgtgtgtgcgtgtgtgtgcgtgtgtgtgcgtgtgtgtgtgtgtgtgtgtgtgtgtgtgtgtgtgtgtgtgtgtgtgtgtgtgtgtgtgtgtgtgtgtgtgtgtgtgtgtgtgtgtgcatgcgtgcgtgtgtgtgtgcgtgtgcgtgtatgagagagagcaATACAAGTGCATGTAATTTgtacttttatacatttttttttttaatttatatt encodes:
- the Pop5 gene encoding ribonuclease P/MRP protein subunit POP5, translated to MVRCKRRYFVVEVVPEKSLDLTWYGLKNAIVDTVRRLHGDFGVAATTLGFQIKYCNADTLIAFISSTRGPHQLIAMALPHIKTILNQPVVVRTLHLAASMRHGFLFVKKHHEEKIQELEGKLKTHAEKEHWQHVKKKPYLR
- the LOC113811258 gene encoding coiled-coil domain-containing protein 149, encoding MSAKARTRHLQIITPEEELENLRNEVGVLQRAVESKSAAVGILRSELQECQRERDKFRMMAEQGAIHRSSAPAVSKPAYSDPGRSAMLSGSEGTLAQLLSQSKEENKMLRLDVTELKCKLHDAQADIKVLREEVHRLRGGEGRRRSIAHTTVSQLAHQEREQFISQMEALSAKCQALEGDVRGLVEEREELVRELDAATHKLHRLNHILNTVLSSVSSPGAPKRIIDLDAIITENRYLQQRMKQTEEERNLARSNASKYKAALEKCRSQGSLKLGTSENLIVTPKQVGELLKDYRGEVGGAAESDLKSLCVALVDALNQRSRALRTQRSANKVLVGRVTELERQLATGDVKDIEGIDDTDGSKRLAAGPQLGSLSLMDGYVHPSGPIPKYSQEEILQDPRLMKLLQGSSVKEGEVSARKENADHSIEKNEVSVCKEDPRCKGSSETGVVNKQSPTKAESQTNGDKTQGSASNKSASSISNINNQNKELSQGNEGCEDKESSNNEKDHVKERDKGPEKGVSENQKGEQNSKSLQKVSKNTGSLSVNGVPTSKVTTYINPNDDLEEIIPIDQLDSYIKEVQLQRKQTKKPAATSDSSSSENKVSEEPATSNAESKIDQPSKTANGTDSTGVQDIHSLNTQVIEEEDEGDDDDSSFDLDISDYDSDNDNLDAALEEWQKDFALKGGQGKNKALKTKSSPSKEGKPSAREKFRLFKRDNSTETELPPALQKLLDQATADAIGDGMPCT